A DNA window from Melanotaenia boesemani isolate fMelBoe1 chromosome 6, fMelBoe1.pri, whole genome shotgun sequence contains the following coding sequences:
- the LOC121641660 gene encoding gastrula zinc finger protein XlCGF57.1-like isoform X2, whose amino-acid sequence MESGQAGSRSPLLKRGTRGTVAQSGCKKSEKSWNDNRAHGSGVNDDVECNTANNSLSCSECGEKFHDQQSLQRHMRIHTGDKPFRCEECGQRFNHKTHLNRHMKIHTGEKPFSCDECGKRFSYKSSSIRHMRIHTGDKPFYCKECGQRFRVKTSLDQHMRIHTGDKPFSCDECGQRFSQKTSLNQHLRIHTGDKPFSCDECGQRFSQKTSLNKHMSIHTGDKPFSCDECGQRFSRKTSLNQHMRIHRGDKPFSCEECGQRFSRKTSLNRHMRIHTGDKPFSCDECGQRFSQKTSLNQHLRIHTGEKPFRCDECGQRFSRKTSLNQHMSIHTGDKPFSCDECGQRFSQKASLDIHMRIHTGDKPFSCEECGQRFSHKSNLNKHMRIHTGQRPFSCEVCGELFRWPVSVKRHMLVHAK is encoded by the exons ATGGAGTCTGGACAAGCTGGATCCAGATCCCCTCTACTTAAAAGAGGAACCAGAGGAACTGTGGCCCAATCAGGATgcaaaaagagtgaaaaaagtTGGAATGACAACAGGGCACATGGGTCAGGTGTAAACGATGATGTAGAGTGTAACACTGCCAACAACTCCCTCAGCTGCTCTGAATGTGGTGAAAAGTTTCACGACCAACAATCTCTCCAGAGAC acatgagaattcacacaggagacaaaccatttaggtgtgaggaatgtggacaaagatttaatcacaagacacacttaaaccgacacatgaaaatccacacaggagaaaagccattcagctgtgatgaatgtggaaaAAGATTTAGTTACAAGTCAAGCTCAATacgacacatgagaatccacacaggagacaaaccattctaCTGTaaggaatgtggacaaagatttcgTGTAAAGACAAGCTTagaccaacacatgagaatccacacaggagacaaaccattcagctgtgatgaatgtggacaaagatttagtcaaaagacaagcttaaaccaacacttgaggatccacacaggagacaaaccattcagctgtgatgaatgtggacaaagatttagtcaaaagacaagcttaaacaaacacatgagtatccacacaggagacaaaccattcagctgtgatgaatgtggacaaagatttagtcgcaagacaagcttaaaccaacacatgagaatccacagaggagacaaaccattcagctgtgaggaatgtggacaaagatttagtcgcaagacaagcttaaaccgacacatgagaatccacacaggagacaaaccattcagctgtgatgaatgtggacaaagatttagtcaaaagacaagcttaaaccaacacttgaggatccacacaggagaaaaaccattcagatgtgatgaatgtggacaaagatttagtcgcaagacaagcttaaaccaacacatgagtatccacacaggagacaaaccattcagctgtgatgaatgtggacaaagatttagtcaaaaggcAAGCTTAGAcatacacatgagaatccatacaggagacaaaccattcagttGCGAGGAATgcggacaaagatttagtcacaagtcaaacttaaacaaacacatgagaatccacacaggacagAGACCATTTTCCTGTGAGGTCTGTGGTGAATTATTTAGGTGGCCTGTCTCTGTAAAAAGACACATGCTTGTCCATGCAAAATAG
- the LOC121641660 gene encoding zinc finger protein OZF-like isoform X1: MESGQAGSRSPLLKRGTRGTVAQSGCKKSEKSWNDNRAHGSGVNDDVECNTANNSLSCSECGEKFHDQQSLQRHLTENSLSCLKHKKCFKVTQNINLRRGVHTGTKAVKCDVCGHICSHKRKLVLHMRIHTGDKPFRCEECGQRFNHKTHLNRHMKIHTGEKPFSCDECGKRFSYKSSSIRHMRIHTGDKPFYCKECGQRFRVKTSLDQHMRIHTGDKPFSCDECGQRFSQKTSLNQHLRIHTGDKPFSCDECGQRFSQKTSLNKHMSIHTGDKPFSCDECGQRFSRKTSLNQHMRIHRGDKPFSCEECGQRFSRKTSLNRHMRIHTGDKPFSCDECGQRFSQKTSLNQHLRIHTGEKPFRCDECGQRFSRKTSLNQHMSIHTGDKPFSCDECGQRFSQKASLDIHMRIHTGDKPFSCEECGQRFSHKSNLNKHMRIHTGQRPFSCEVCGELFRWPVSVKRHMLVHAK; the protein is encoded by the coding sequence ATGGAGTCTGGACAAGCTGGATCCAGATCCCCTCTACTTAAAAGAGGAACCAGAGGAACTGTGGCCCAATCAGGATgcaaaaagagtgaaaaaagtTGGAATGACAACAGGGCACATGGGTCAGGTGTAAACGATGATGTAGAGTGTAACACTGCCAACAACTCCCTCAGCTGCTCTGAATGTGGTGAAAAGTTTCACGACCAACAATCTCTCCAGAGACATTTAACAGAGAATTCTTTGAGTTGTTTAAAgcataagaaatgttttaaagtaacacaaaatataaatttgCGTAGAGGAGTTCACACAGGGACAAAAGCAGttaaatgtgatgtttgtggtcaCATCTGTAgtcataaaagaaaacttgtgctacacatgagaattcacacaggagacaaaccatttaggtgtgaggaatgtggacaaagatttaatcacaagacacacttaaaccgacacatgaaaatccacacaggagaaaagccattcagctgtgatgaatgtggaaaAAGATTTAGTTACAAGTCAAGCTCAATacgacacatgagaatccacacaggagacaaaccattctaCTGTaaggaatgtggacaaagatttcgTGTAAAGACAAGCTTagaccaacacatgagaatccacacaggagacaaaccattcagctgtgatgaatgtggacaaagatttagtcaaaagacaagcttaaaccaacacttgaggatccacacaggagacaaaccattcagctgtgatgaatgtggacaaagatttagtcaaaagacaagcttaaacaaacacatgagtatccacacaggagacaaaccattcagctgtgatgaatgtggacaaagatttagtcgcaagacaagcttaaaccaacacatgagaatccacagaggagacaaaccattcagctgtgaggaatgtggacaaagatttagtcgcaagacaagcttaaaccgacacatgagaatccacacaggagacaaaccattcagctgtgatgaatgtggacaaagatttagtcaaaagacaagcttaaaccaacacttgaggatccacacaggagaaaaaccattcagatgtgatgaatgtggacaaagatttagtcgcaagacaagcttaaaccaacacatgagtatccacacaggagacaaaccattcagctgtgatgaatgtggacaaagatttagtcaaaaggcAAGCTTAGAcatacacatgagaatccatacaggagacaaaccattcagttGCGAGGAATgcggacaaagatttagtcacaagtcaaacttaaacaaacacatgagaatccacacaggacagAGACCATTTTCCTGTGAGGTCTGTGGTGAATTATTTAGGTGGCCTGTCTCTGTAAAAAGACACATGCTTGTCCATGCAAAATAG